CCCGGTGGAGAAGTTGGAGAGGCGGGTGGTGCCTTCTGCAAAGCCGGCCAGCATGGCGTAACGGTGCGAGATGGATTTGTCGCCGGGTAGGGTGAGGGAACCCTGAAGGGTGCGGGCGGGGCGGATCGTTTGTGTGGTTGAGGAGGAAGACATTTGCTTTAGCTTAAATGCTTTTGGGATCCCTGAGAGGAAGAAGTGAACAGGCGATCAATAACGAGGTGCGAGAGGGAGATGTGCGATGGGCTTGCGGTTGAACCAAGGTGAATTGTTTTGCGTATTGATAACTTGAGAGGATTGCGGAGCATCCCATGTGAGAGTGAAGCGATGCGCGGCAGCGACGTTCGTGTTATTCGTGCGTCCATCAGTCGATAGAGTTAGCGGCGGCTGGTTTCGTAGCGCTGAAGGCAGTTTGGGTAGGATAACGGAAAAGGACGAGAGATGACTCCTCAGGAACAGGACATGATCGGCGGTCTGATCGACCGCATTCAGAAGACACAGCTTGCAGAGAAAGATACGGACGCGGAGCAGATGCTGCAGCAGGGATTGGGACGCAATCCAGATGCGCTATACATTCTGGCGCAGACTGTGTTGGTGCAGAAGTATGCGCTGGAGCAGGCGCAGGCACAACTGACGCAGGCGAAGGCGCAGATCGAGCAGATGCAACAGCATCCCGAGCCGAAGCATGCGACGAGTTTTTTAGGGAGCTTATTGGGACGGCACGATGAGCCTACTCCCCCGCCACCGCCTCCGCCACAACAGGCTTATCCGCAACAGGCGGGGCCGGTATATCCGCCGTATGCTCCCGTGGGGGGCGGGTATGGCGCTGCTCCGGTGCAATATGGGGCTCCGCCTCAGTATGGCGCGCCGCAGGGAATGGGCGGAGGTGGGTTTATGCGGGGTGCTCTGCAGACGGCTGCCGGGGTTGCAGCGGGAGCGTTGGCGTTTGAGGGGGTGGAGTCGCTGATGCATGGGTTTGGGCATGAGGCGGGGTATGGCGGCGGCCAGGGATTGGGCGGCTTCGATGGAGGGCAGCGTCCGACCGAGGAGATCGTCAATAACTACTACGGCGATGATCGTGGCGGACGCGATGTCTCGGCGGATGAGAGATCGTTGGGCCAGCAGGAAGATCGGGACTTCGGATCGCGTGGTGCTTCGGATACGTCCTCAAACGATCGGGATTCGCTGTCTGGGTCTGATGACTCTGGCTCTGGTGATGATGCCAGCTTTGATTCGGATAGTTCTAGTGATGACGCTTCGTTCGATGATGGTGGCGATGATGGATCGGGTGGTGGAGACGACAGTAGTTTCGCCTAAAGTGCAGCGCGATTGAAGTGAGGAGAAGAGGTCTGCTCGGTGCAGGCCTCTTTTCTTTTTTTCGTTGATACTGTTGTCCTGCCGGACGGGCCCGCTGCGCGCGGCGCGGTCACTTCGTGACGGGTATACCTTTTTCTGGTTTAGGTGCTTTGCTCGGTGGCGCGGAGGACAACGATGGTCTCGTCGTCGAAGTGGGCGGTGCCGGCCTGGAAGTCGGTGACGGCCTGCAGGACAGTGTCGACCGTGAACTGCGCGGTGGGATGGTGTTGTGATTCGAGGAGTTGAGTGAGGCGTTCGTCACCAAACATGTCGCCGGTCGCGTTGATGGCGTCGACGATGCCGTCGGAGAAGAAGACGATGAGGTCGCCGGGGCGAGTGGAGAGGGTGAACTCTTCGTACTCGGCGTTGGGGAAGAGGCCGAGGGGGAAGCCTTCGGCCTGAATGGTGCGGACGCTGGGTGGCTTGGTGGTGTCTGAGTTGGCAGCAACGAAGAGAGGCTGGACGGAGCCGGCGTTGGCGATCTGGAGGGTCTGGTTGCTGTCGTCCCAGACGGCCATGAGCATGGTGACGTACTGGGAGTCGAGCTTGCGCTCCTGGAGCTGGTCGTTGAGTGCGACGAGCATCGCTGCGGGCGAGAGGTGTTGTGGTGCGAGGGAGCGCAGGATTCCGCTGACCAGAGCGGCGTAAAGGGCGGCGGGGGCTGCTTTGCCGCTTACGTCTCCTACGGCGATGGCGATGCGGCCAGAGCCATAGTCGAGATAGTCGAAGACATCGCCTCCGATGGAGCGGGCGGCGACGAAGCGGGAGGCGATCTCGGCGCGCTCGAGCTTGGGCGGGTGCGAGGGCATGAGGCGGAGCTGGACCTGACGGGCCATGTCAAGGTCGCGCTCCATGCGCTGCTCCTCCTCGTGAATGCGTTGGTAGAGACGGGCGTTGGCGATGCTGATGGCGACCTGCGAGGCGAGGGTGGAGAGGGTGCGGAGGTGGTCGTCGTTGTAGTAGTTGACTCGGGTGTGTTCGAGGTCGAGGACGCCAATGACCTCGCCCTTGTAGACGAGGGGGATGGCGAGTTCGGAGCGGACCTCGGGGTTGGCTTCGACGTAGCGTGGATCCTTGCGGACGTCAGGAGCGAGGATGGGTTCGCGTAGCTGGGCGGAGGTGCCGATGAGGCCTTCTCCGAGGGCGATGGTTCGTGCGCGGGTGACGCGTTCGCCGAAGCGGGAGGAGAAGCGGTGCTCGAAGAGCTGGGTGCGGTCGTTCCACAGGAGGATGGTGAACATGTGGAAGTCGATGACGCGCTTGAGGAGCTGGCCAATGCGCTCGAGGAGGTCGTCGGGATCGAGGATGCTGGTGATCTCGCGGGAGATGTCGTTGAGCACGGCGAGGGTTTGGGCCTGGCGGGAGACGCGGGTGTAGAGGCGGGCGTTCTCGATGGCGATGGCCATGCGGGAGGCGACGAGCTCGAGGAGGCGCTGGTGCTCCATGGTGAAGTAGCCGATGGTCTCGGATTGCAGATCGAGGACGCCGATGACCTTGTTCTTGACCACGAGTGGGACTGCGAGCTCGGAGCGGACGGCGGGGTTTGCGTCTATGTAGTTTTCCTGCGTGGTGACGTCTTCGACGAGGAGGGATTTTCGGTGGAGTGCGGCTTGACCGGAGACGCCGCGGCCGAGCTTGATGCGCATGCGCTCAACCTCGGTGGAGTGACCGATCTGGAAGCGCATGCGAAGGTCCTGTGAGCGGTCGTTGATGAGGAGGATGGCGAATATTTTGTAGTCGATGACGGCGCGGACGAGGTCGGCGACGCGGTGCATGAGGGTGTTGAGGTCGAGGGTGGTGTTGAGGGCGTCGGCGAGGTTGTGGAGGAATTCGACCTGAAGGGGCTCGACGCGAATTTTGGG
This Tunturibacter gelidoferens DNA region includes the following protein-coding sequences:
- a CDS encoding DUF2076 domain-containing protein, with amino-acid sequence MTPQEQDMIGGLIDRIQKTQLAEKDTDAEQMLQQGLGRNPDALYILAQTVLVQKYALEQAQAQLTQAKAQIEQMQQHPEPKHATSFLGSLLGRHDEPTPPPPPPPQQAYPQQAGPVYPPYAPVGGGYGAAPVQYGAPPQYGAPQGMGGGGFMRGALQTAAGVAAGALAFEGVESLMHGFGHEAGYGGGQGLGGFDGGQRPTEEIVNNYYGDDRGGRDVSADERSLGQQEDRDFGSRGASDTSSNDRDSLSGSDDSGSGDDASFDSDSSSDDASFDDGGDDGSGGGDDSSFA
- a CDS encoding SpoIIE family protein phosphatase gives rise to the protein MPSPIKPNAPPAAPEAPAPQHPYEGDYRPPTPQLFHSHAADPKIRVEPLQVEFLHNLADALNTTLDLNTLMHRVADLVRAVIDYKIFAILLINDRSQDLRMRFQIGHSTEVERMRIKLGRGVSGQAALHRKSLLVEDVTTQENYIDANPAVRSELAVPLVVKNKVIGVLDLQSETIGYFTMEHQRLLELVASRMAIAIENARLYTRVSRQAQTLAVLNDISREITSILDPDDLLERIGQLLKRVIDFHMFTILLWNDRTQLFEHRFSSRFGERVTRARTIALGEGLIGTSAQLREPILAPDVRKDPRYVEANPEVRSELAIPLVYKGEVIGVLDLEHTRVNYYNDDHLRTLSTLASQVAISIANARLYQRIHEEEQRMERDLDMARQVQLRLMPSHPPKLERAEIASRFVAARSIGGDVFDYLDYGSGRIAIAVGDVSGKAAPAALYAALVSGILRSLAPQHLSPAAMLVALNDQLQERKLDSQYVTMLMAVWDDSNQTLQIANAGSVQPLFVAANSDTTKPPSVRTIQAEGFPLGLFPNAEYEEFTLSTRPGDLIVFFSDGIVDAINATGDMFGDERLTQLLESQHHPTAQFTVDTVLQAVTDFQAGTAHFDDETIVVLRATEQST